Below is a window of Electrophorus electricus isolate fEleEle1 chromosome 1, fEleEle1.pri, whole genome shotgun sequence DNA.
gtgtgtgtgtgtgtgtgtgtgtttggatttcTGTCTAGTTGTATATTCAGTGGTGTGACGATACCACAGCTTCAGAGGTATGTTACACTTGAggacaaacacagtcatgctctttaaaagacacaaacatgaaGGCGATCATGTTATTCCATGTGACATAGCCTTTACTACAAAATCATCCACAGCTGAGTtgtattcatgtttgtttaGATCACTAGGCAACGCTACAGTAGTCCATATTCTTGGCCCCTCAATCACATCCTGGCCTATCAGAAGCAGTGGGAGGTACGACGTAAAATGAATGCTATTGGCTGGGCAGGAAAAGGTCTTGAACAGGTAGGTCTGCATGCGGAGCAGTGTATTAGACTGGAAGTGGTTAAATAAATGTGGTTTGTTACACACGCCACAGCTACCTGCGTTTCCTGCAGTGACTCGAGTGTGCTCggctgtgtttgtttccttttctctcagGTGTATGAGGATGTCAGTCAGTGTTGTCAGGCTCTTTCGCAGCGACTCGGAACCCAACCTTTCTTCTTCAATAAGCAGTAAGCGATTTACACATTCAGGCCTGCTCATGCTTGCGTTATAATGCTTTACGACGTGTAAGGCATGTCTCCTCGAAACGATTCCAGGCCGACCGAGCTGGACGCGCTAGTGTTCGGCCACCTTTTCACGATCCTGACCACTCGCCTGACCACTGACGAGCTCAGCGAGAGGATAAAGTCCTGCAGCaaccttctctccttctgtcgGCGAATTGAACAGACATATTTTGAAGAGGACAaagacagccaatcagcaggcTCTCAGTACTCAAGAGGCCCCTCCCTTTTCTGAAGTCACACCtccaaattctctctctccactgctctgAATTGATGTCATTGTGAATCgatcattattattacaataataatagaattatTAGTTTATATAATAGAATAACTGTTATATTTATTAGTGTGTCTACTGAGATCAGTGGAAGAAAATACGTGGACATTAGTCATAAACTTCCTCAACATTTCAACCCCCCTGTCAGTTGCAATGTCATGTATAGAAACCTGCTGGAACAGTACAACTATAGGAACAGACTGAACTATACATATTAGGTGTAATATTTCTGGATTTTTTCCATTGTGGCCTATTGATTTGTGGATTAATGTgtaaactgaaatattaaaatcagAATTGCACTGCTTCTCAATActcatgtattatttaaatgtaaacactaaGGAAGGAAGAGGTGTGATTAGATTTGATTGCTGAATGGTTTTACTAGTATGAACACAAATACTCCAGAAATAAACCTCACAGTCTGCACTTCAGccttagctaacgctagttatTATTCTGGACTATCTGCACTAAAGAATCCAAACAACTCCAAATGTAATGAAGTGCACTGTGTTTATTAACTATTAACTTTTAAGGTTATTTATTAACCTTTAAAAGAACACATTATGTGCAGCTTTCACACTAAtttacacaacatttattaCAAGGTTATAAGTCAATTGCATATCTTTTAGCTCCTGGGGTTAAATTTAAAAGGGGCCTGTTGGTAATGGTTTAGTAATGACAGCTATATTGATGTTAATGTTAAGTAACGGTAGTATTATCGAACGTCCACTAGAGGGAATCGCATCACGCTTTCAGTGTTCAACTCCGACATAACAGTTATGAGAAGCAGACAAATAATGTTTTGGGATTAAACAAGTTAGAGGGAAGACTTTAAAaggttttagtttttttttttacggcTCGCTACTGTGGTCgataataaaaagtaaatgtcCTACAAGCTGATTAATTTCTAAAATGCACTTGCAATGCATTTAAAGATCCGGATGGCCCAGTACATTTGACAAGTCAGTGTAGCTTGGCTTTGGGTAACAACACAAATCACAGTCTTCTAATGAAgtgaatttaaacattaaaacctTATCTGACCAGCTGCctgatttaaaataaagccACCAGAATCACAGCTCAAACATTCTCagtctttattttgaaaatatctgAGAATATATTACAGTGTATTGTATTGCATGCAACTGCAATATTATTCCATTATACCTGAAAACATGGCTCAAAATCCTTTTATAAAAGCAAGCTCAGAAAAGTTAAAAGGTTCTAAGTTGCATAATGAATCCTACCACCATATGTAATCGTTCCTGTATTACATATCAATCACCTTTGCTTCTTTCTTCGTTGCACCACAGTCATAAGTGCTTTGGGGTGGCATGAGCTGATGTAATACACATTCTTTCCGTGTGTATTTAACTGGGCGTGTGAGTGTTATTATGGTTttcacccatgcacacacagagtgggaAGGTAGATCAAACAcgttgtgtaactgtgtgtaaaaaaacccaaaacaaaactaagtTGACAAATCGTTTGAGCTGGTAGTGGATGTGCTCGGTGTGGCACAGGCGATCATGCCTGTGGTGAGGTTCGGTGCGCAAGTATGGCGACTATAGTAGCAAACGTA
It encodes the following:
- the mtx2 gene encoding metaxin-2 isoform X3, with protein sequence MSLAAEAFVSQIAAAEPWPQNATLYQPLRVQAYLRMCGLPVRVCCRANAEYMSPSGKVPFIHVGNQVVSELGPIVQFTKAKGHSLSDGLDDVQRAEMKAYMELVNNMLLTAELYIQWCDDTTASEITRQRYSSPYSWPLNHILAYQKQWEVRRKMNAIGWAGKGLEQVYEDVSQCCQALSQRLGTQPFFFNKQPTELDALVFGHLFTILTTRLTTDELSERIKSCSNLLSFCRRIEQTYFEEDKDSQSAGSQYSRGPSLF
- the mtx2 gene encoding metaxin-2 isoform X1, whose protein sequence is MSLAAEAFVSQIAAAEPWPQNATLYQPLREDQILLSDCASSLAVQAYLRMCGLPVRVCCRANAEYMSPSGKVPFIHVGNQVVSELGPIVQFTKAKGHSLSDGLDDVQRAEMKAYMELVNNMLLTAELYIQWCDDTTASEITRQRYSSPYSWPLNHILAYQKQWEVRRKMNAIGWAGKGLEQVYEDVSQCCQALSQRLGTQPFFFNKQPTELDALVFGHLFTILTTRLTTDELSERIKSCSNLLSFCRRIEQTYFEEDKDSQSAGSQYSRGPSLF
- the mtx2 gene encoding metaxin-2 isoform X2, producing the protein MSLAAEAFVSQIAAAEPWPQNATLYQPLREDQILLSDCASSLAVQAYLRMCGLPVRVCCRANAEYMSPSGKVPFIHVGNQVVSELGPIVQFTKAKGHSLSDGLDDVQRAEMKAYMELVNNMLLTAEWCDDTTASEITRQRYSSPYSWPLNHILAYQKQWEVRRKMNAIGWAGKGLEQVYEDVSQCCQALSQRLGTQPFFFNKQPTELDALVFGHLFTILTTRLTTDELSERIKSCSNLLSFCRRIEQTYFEEDKDSQSAGSQYSRGPSLF